One window from the genome of Vicia villosa cultivar HV-30 ecotype Madison, WI unplaced genomic scaffold, Vvil1.0 ctg.003157F_1_1, whole genome shotgun sequence encodes:
- the LOC131640468 gene encoding LOB domain-containing protein 15-like, with protein MSRERERFDEIGKKIKREGDHHHHHVSNSSPQMGRRHMLGPPGTLNTITPCAACKLLRRRCAQECPFSPYFSPHEPQKFASVHKVFGASNVSKMLMEVAECSRADAANSLVYEANVRLRDPVYGCMGAISALQQQVQSLQSELNVLRGEILKYKLREAANINMNTMNNMNMNMNMLPASSHHVPMLPSNSVAVSIAAPPPPPPPPPPLPPTSSNSSSSIYYQRDPNNYTRISSDDNISYFG; from the exons ATGTCCAGAGAAAG GGAGAGATTTGATGAGATAGGAAAGAAGATCAAAAGGGAAggagatcatcatcatcatcatgtttcAAATTCTTCACCTCAGATGGGAAGAAGACATATGTTAGGTCCACCAGGAACCCTAAATACTATAACCCCTTGTGCGGCATGTAAGCTTTTAAGAAGAAGATGTGCTCAAGAATGTCCTTTTTCTCCCTATTTCTCCCCTCATGAGCCTCAGAAATTTGCTTCTGTTCACAAAGTTTTTGGTGCCAGCAATGTCTCCAAGATGCTAATG GAGGTAGCAGAATGTTCTAGAGCAGATGCAGCAAATAGTCTTGTTTATGAAGCAAATGTGAGACTAAGAGATCCAGTTTATGGATGCATGGGTGCAATTTCTGCATTGCAACAACAGGTTCAATCTTTACAAAGTGAACTCAATGTATTAAGAGGTGAAATACTTAAATACAAACTAAGAGAAGCAGCTAACATCAACATGAATACTATGAACAATATGAATATGAACATGAATATGCTACCAGCTTCTTCTCATCATGTTCCAATGCTCCCTTCTAATTCTGTTGCTGTTTCAATTGCTGCTCCACCGCCACCGccgccgccacctcctcctcttCCTCCTACAAGTTCCAATTCCTCTTCTTCCATATACTATCAGAGGGATCCAAACAACTATACCAGAATTTCAAGTGATGATAATATTTCTTATTTTGGTTAA
- the LOC131640465 gene encoding peroxidase P7-like, whose protein sequence is MASLNFSRLTMIMSMTLFVLIIVGSANAQLSTSFYSSSCPKLSSTVQSTMQSAISKEARIGASILRLFFHDCFVNGCDGSILLDDTSNFTGEKNANPNRNSARGFEVIDNIKTAVENVCPGVVSCADILAIAAADSVAILGGPTWNVKLGRRDAKTASQSAANTAIPAPTSNLNTLTSMFSAVGLSSKDLVTLSGAHTIGQARCTTFRARIYNETNIDTSFASTRQSNCPSTSGSGDNNLAPLDLQTPTSFDNNYFKNLVQNKGLLHSDQQLFNGGSTNSIVSGYSTNPSSFSSDFAAAMIKMGDISPLTGSNGEIRKNCRKAN, encoded by the exons ATGGCTTCTTTAAATTTTTCTAGATTAACCATGATCATGAGTATGACTCTCTTTGTTCTCATCATAGTAGGGAGTGCCAATGCACAACTTTCTACGAGCTTTTACTCAAGTTCTTGTCCCAAACTTTCTTCCACAGTGCAATCCACCATGCAATCTGCCATATCAAAAGAGGCTCGAATCGGCGCTTCCATTCTTCGGTTGTTCTTTCATGATTGCTTTGTCAAT GGATGCGATGGGTCAATTCTACTCGATGACACATCAAACTTTACCGGAGAGAAAAATGCAAACCCTAATCGAAACTCTGCTCGTGGATTTGAAGTCATTGATAACATAAAGACAGCAGTAGAGAACGTATGTCCCGGAGTTGTATCTTGTGCTGATATTCTTGCCATTGCTGCTGCAGATTCTGTTGCAATT CTTGGAGGCCCAACCTGGAATGTAAAACTCGGAAGAAGAGACGCTAAGACGGCGAGTCAGTCTGCTGCTAATACAGCCATCCCTGCACCAACTTCCAACCTCAACACACTCACCTCAATGTTTAGTGCAGTTGGTCTTTCCTCCAAGGACTTAGTTACATTGTCAg GTGCTCACACAATTGGACAAGCAAGGTGCACAACTTTTAGGGCACGAATCTACAATGAGACAAACATAGATACTTCATTCGCTAGCACAAGGCAATCAAACTGTCCAAGTACATCAGGGTCAGGGGATAACAATTTGGCTCCTCTTGATCTTCAGACCCCTACTTCTTTTGACAACAACTACTTCAAGAATCTTGTTCAGAACAAAGGTCTTCTCCATTCTGACCAACAACTTTTCAACGGTGGGTCTACCAACTCTATAGTGAGTGGATATAGTACTAATCCAAGCTCTTTTTCATCTGACTTTGCTGCTGCTATGATCAAGATGGGAGATATTAGTCCTCTTACGGGATCAAATGGAGAGATTAGGAAGAATTGTAGAAAAGCCAACtaa